From Akkermansiaceae bacterium, one genomic window encodes:
- a CDS encoding helix-turn-helix transcriptional regulator — protein sequence MDAPKNIVGPQIIAIRNRLGWSQAKLASVCQLQGWDISRGVVARIEGQVKWVADVELLELAKALKVSVPELFPKKEWRAFKPKL from the coding sequence ATGGACGCTCCGAAAAACATCGTCGGCCCCCAGATCATCGCGATCCGCAACCGCCTTGGCTGGTCGCAGGCGAAGCTGGCGAGCGTCTGTCAGTTGCAGGGATGGGATATTTCCCGTGGTGTCGTCGCCCGGATCGAGGGGCAGGTCAAATGGGTGGCGGATGTCGAACTGCTGGAACTCGCCAAGGCACTGAAGGTATCGGTTCCGGAACTGTTCCCAAAGAAGGAGTGGCGGGCATTTAAACCAAAATTGTAG